A section of the Verrucomicrobiota bacterium genome encodes:
- a CDS encoding DUF4159 domain-containing protein produces MKKFWLILFVLALALGAVLAQRRSRGGYWGGFGGESYIPDDTRTPREVPTHSTGTPVWTNAPGFEKDVWTFVRIKRGREPYSSGGPWTTDAPDSDLNLSFRLQQMTSLKTDPNGRFLWLTEKELVDYPFIYMVEPGSLSLTDPEIDALRAYLLNGGFLWLDDFWGEAQWAGMNAVMKRVFPGRSFVELPLDHPIYHCVFEIKSKGQVPNYWLGERSQYDPQHVTWEYHDAEECIEVHHRAIFDDKGRMMVLATHNTDNGDGWEREGEYQYFFEHFSEKIAYPLGINVIFYVMTH; encoded by the coding sequence ATGAAAAAGTTTTGGCTGATACTCTTCGTTCTTGCCTTGGCCTTGGGCGCCGTGCTTGCCCAGCGTCGCAGTCGAGGTGGTTACTGGGGCGGGTTCGGCGGCGAAAGCTACATTCCTGATGACACCCGGACTCCACGTGAGGTGCCGACGCATAGCACTGGCACACCCGTGTGGACAAACGCGCCCGGATTCGAGAAGGATGTTTGGACCTTTGTGCGGATCAAGCGTGGTCGCGAGCCTTACAGCAGCGGCGGGCCGTGGACCACGGACGCCCCGGACAGCGACCTCAACCTGTCGTTTCGTTTGCAACAAATGACTTCGTTGAAGACCGACCCGAACGGCCGCTTCCTCTGGTTGACCGAAAAAGAACTGGTCGATTACCCCTTCATCTACATGGTGGAACCCGGCAGCCTCTCGCTCACGGACCCGGAAATCGACGCCTTGCGTGCGTATTTGCTCAACGGCGGATTTCTCTGGCTCGATGATTTCTGGGGTGAAGCTCAGTGGGCCGGGATGAACGCCGTAATGAAGCGTGTGTTTCCAGGTCGCAGTTTCGTTGAACTGCCGCTCGACCATCCAATTTATCATTGTGTCTTCGAGATAAAATCCAAAGGACAGGTCCCCAATTACTGGCTGGGCGAGCGCAGCCAATATGATCCGCAACATGTCACCTGGGAATACCACGACGCCGAGGAATGCATCGAAGTTCATCATCGCGCCATCTTTGATGACAAGGGACGCATGATGGTGTTGGCCACCCACAACACCGACAACGGCGACGGTTGGGAACGCGAAGGCGAGTACCAGTACTTCTTTGAACACTTCTCGGAAAAGATCGCGTATCCGCTCGGCATCAACGTCATCTTCTACGTCATGACTCATTAG
- a CDS encoding DUF58 domain-containing protein: MSIRNLEMRARVVVEGFWNGIHRSPYHGFSVEFTEYRQYTPGDDPRYLDWRVFARSDRYFIKKFEDETNLRCHLLVDNSRSMSYGSRGYSKAQYAATLAATLAYFLYLQGDAVGLLTFDEQIRDYLPARHRTGHLRHLMLALEKPAGGKDTNLAAPLKRIAEIVRKRGLIVLLSDFLAPIERLEADLIALTAGGHEVILFQVLDPAELAFEFGPSAMFEDIESGRILFIDPTAARKEYLGRLETHTATLRATCQRLGIVFHRLPTDRALELTLFDFVRERMQRRRQVQHVGRYATRRHV, from the coding sequence ATGAGCATTCGCAATCTCGAAATGCGCGCGCGCGTGGTCGTCGAGGGTTTTTGGAACGGCATTCATCGCAGCCCTTATCACGGTTTCTCCGTCGAATTCACCGAGTACCGCCAATACACGCCCGGCGATGATCCGCGCTATCTCGACTGGCGCGTCTTCGCCCGCAGCGACCGCTACTTCATCAAGAAGTTTGAAGACGAGACCAACCTCCGTTGCCATCTGCTCGTGGACAATAGCCGCTCCATGAGCTACGGTTCGCGCGGATATTCCAAGGCCCAATACGCCGCGACGCTCGCCGCGACGCTCGCCTACTTCCTTTACCTGCAAGGCGACGCGGTGGGTCTGCTGACATTCGACGAGCAAATTCGCGACTATCTGCCCGCTCGCCATCGCACCGGACATCTTCGTCACCTGATGCTCGCGTTGGAAAAACCCGCGGGCGGCAAAGACACGAATCTGGCGGCACCCCTCAAGCGCATCGCGGAGATTGTCCGCAAACGCGGCCTGATTGTGTTGCTCTCCGACTTTCTTGCGCCCATCGAACGACTGGAGGCGGACCTCATTGCGCTTACCGCCGGCGGGCACGAAGTGATTCTGTTCCAAGTCCTCGATCCGGCAGAACTGGCTTTTGAGTTCGGCCCATCCGCCATGTTTGAAGACATCGAATCCGGGCGCATCCTTTTCATCGATCCCACTGCAGCTCGCAAGGAATACCTGGGCAGGCTTGAAACTCATACCGCGACGTTGCGCGCGACCTGCCAGCGGCTCGGCATTGTGTTCCATCGTCTCCCAACGGATCGCGCGCTCGAACTCACATTGTTCGACTTTGTGCGGGAGCGAATGCAACGCCGCCGTCAGGTCCAGCATGTGGGTCGCTACGCAACCAGAAGGCATGTATGA
- a CDS encoding DUF4159 domain-containing protein, producing MNTGRKIFLVGAVAAIGAGICVAQYRRGAGRSGFRSADYEESGSYVWTEGSGLVNEDTVRTARETMSHSTGTPNWTNAAGFEKDVFTFARVIFKSDLRPRSRGDGRWRWLGWWVDYPDADLNLSHRLQQMTSFKTDPDCRVLKLTDPSISDYPLLYMEHAGYMRLRDEEVDALRKYLLNGGVLFMNDFWGAQEWNGFEAQMKRVLPGRSWSDLPMGHPLFHCVCDLKGPLNNLQVPTKQFWNRDYDPRDPGSSLQRVFRGEGSEEMHVRAWFDDKQRLMIIAIHNSDISDGWEREGEDLEYFEKFSEKISYPLGINIIYYVMTH from the coding sequence ATGAACACCGGCCGAAAGATTTTTCTCGTTGGCGCTGTGGCCGCGATTGGAGCGGGCATTTGTGTCGCGCAATACCGGCGCGGCGCGGGTCGCAGCGGTTTCCGAAGCGCTGACTACGAGGAAAGCGGCTCGTATGTCTGGACGGAAGGCAGCGGGTTGGTCAACGAAGACACGGTTCGAACCGCGCGTGAAACGATGTCCCACAGTACCGGCACGCCCAATTGGACCAACGCCGCCGGCTTCGAGAAGGACGTGTTCACCTTCGCCCGCGTCATTTTCAAATCTGACCTGCGTCCCAGATCGCGCGGGGACGGACGCTGGCGCTGGCTGGGCTGGTGGGTCGATTACCCCGACGCCGACTTGAATCTTTCCCACCGCCTCCAGCAGATGACCTCGTTCAAGACTGATCCAGACTGTCGTGTGCTGAAGCTCACCGACCCGTCTATTTCCGATTATCCCCTCCTTTACATGGAGCACGCGGGCTACATGCGTTTGCGGGACGAGGAGGTGGACGCGCTGCGCAAATACTTGCTCAATGGGGGCGTCCTCTTCATGAACGATTTTTGGGGCGCGCAGGAATGGAACGGATTTGAAGCGCAGATGAAACGCGTGTTACCAGGCCGGTCGTGGAGCGACCTGCCGATGGGTCATCCGTTGTTCCATTGCGTTTGTGATCTCAAGGGCCCTCTGAACAATCTTCAAGTGCCGACCAAGCAATTTTGGAATCGCGACTATGATCCGCGCGATCCGGGGTCGAGTCTGCAACGCGTCTTTCGCGGCGAAGGCTCCGAGGAAATGCACGTCCGCGCCTGGTTTGACGACAAACAGCGCCTCATGATCATCGCCATCCACAACAGCGACATCAGCGACGGTTGGGAACGTGAAGGCGAGGACCTTGAGTATTTCGAAAAGTTTTCTGAGAAAATTTCCTATCCGCTCGGCATCAACATAATCTATTACGTAATGACACACTAA
- a CDS encoding MBOAT family protein: MLFHTWPFLLFLLVVLPVFFALRKTRFWIHWLMVASYFFYGWWNPYYLVLVVYSTALDFFLVALMDHCPREGKRVDVIARLTQLRFDDQTLKYAFLGASSATVSVIVIAFLGPPTLRFTMAILALILFLMATGALFSSRRIWLFISVFNNLALLLFFKYARFVIENLNLAFASAHMTVRLPDPSTMMPFGFAYILPVGISFFTFQSLSYTIDFYFGKAQRERSFFRFAAFVCFFPQLMAGPIERARHLLPQFHHFPAIRLQNLTDGMSLFIVGLFKKLALANYLSLYVERVYDNPKAFDAPALILATFAFGWQIFFDFSGYTDMARGVARILGFNLILNFNNPYLATGLGDFWSRWHISLSTWFRDYVYVPLGGNRHGKFQTYRNLFITFLISGIWHGAAWTFAIWGMLHAAGVMLTRELERSAWYRERMPKLIKQLGVFAFVSFAWIFFRAETLADASLIVHRIFSAAWRNPECPALMLGLVGVVWLYQFLYESSVRAFLQQGLVRVSVVVAMVVYMCLCSAGGGNFIYFQF; this comes from the coding sequence ATGCTTTTTCATACCTGGCCGTTCCTGCTCTTCTTGCTCGTCGTGTTGCCGGTCTTCTTCGCGTTGCGGAAGACACGGTTCTGGATTCACTGGTTGATGGTGGCCTCTTACTTTTTTTACGGCTGGTGGAATCCCTACTACCTGGTCTTGGTGGTTTATTCGACCGCGCTGGATTTTTTTCTGGTCGCGTTGATGGATCATTGTCCACGTGAAGGCAAACGTGTGGACGTAATCGCCCGGCTGACGCAGTTGCGTTTCGACGATCAAACACTCAAGTACGCATTCTTGGGCGCGTCCTCGGCAACAGTGAGCGTGATCGTCATCGCATTTCTCGGCCCGCCAACGCTTCGCTTCACGATGGCCATTCTCGCTTTGATCCTTTTCCTCATGGCTACCGGTGCGCTGTTCAGCAGCCGTCGAATATGGCTGTTCATCAGTGTTTTCAACAATCTGGCCTTGCTGCTGTTCTTCAAATACGCCCGGTTCGTCATAGAGAACCTCAACCTGGCTTTTGCCTCGGCGCACATGACGGTGCGGTTGCCCGATCCCTCCACCATGATGCCGTTCGGCTTTGCCTACATTCTGCCGGTCGGCATTTCGTTTTTCACGTTTCAATCCCTGAGCTACACAATCGATTTTTATTTCGGCAAGGCGCAACGCGAGCGCAGTTTCTTCCGGTTCGCCGCGTTCGTGTGCTTCTTTCCCCAACTCATGGCCGGCCCGATTGAACGGGCGCGGCATCTGTTACCGCAGTTTCATCACTTTCCCGCCATCCGATTGCAGAACCTCACGGACGGGATGTCGCTGTTCATCGTGGGGTTGTTCAAGAAACTGGCGCTGGCCAATTACCTCTCGCTGTATGTGGAGCGGGTCTATGACAACCCCAAGGCGTTCGACGCGCCCGCGCTGATTCTGGCAACGTTCGCATTCGGCTGGCAGATTTTTTTCGACTTCAGCGGTTACACCGACATGGCGCGAGGGGTGGCGCGAATTCTGGGTTTTAATTTGATTCTGAATTTCAACAATCCGTATCTCGCGACGGGTCTGGGCGATTTCTGGTCGCGCTGGCACATCAGCCTCTCAACCTGGTTTCGCGATTACGTTTATGTTCCGCTGGGCGGCAACCGCCACGGCAAATTCCAGACTTATCGCAACCTCTTCATCACGTTTCTCATCTCGGGCATCTGGCACGGTGCCGCGTGGACGTTCGCGATTTGGGGGATGCTCCATGCGGCGGGCGTGATGTTGACCCGTGAATTGGAACGGTCGGCTTGGTATCGAGAGCGAATGCCGAAGTTGATCAAACAACTCGGAGTGTTCGCGTTTGTCAGTTTCGCCTGGATTTTTTTCCGCGCCGAAACGCTGGCGGATGCATCGCTCATTGTGCATCGGATTTTTTCAGCCGCCTGGCGGAATCCTGAATGCCCGGCCTTGATGCTGGGTCTGGTCGGCGTGGTGTGGCTTTATCAATTCCTTTACGAATCGTCGGTTCGCGCGTTTCTGCAACAGGGGCTTGTCCGGGTAAGTGTCGTAGTAGCCATGGTGGTTTATATGTGCCTGTGCTCTGCGGGCGGCGGAAACTTCATCTACTTTCAATTCTGA
- a CDS encoding formylglycine-generating enzyme family protein, with product MKRLRFVAALIVVPTISLIPVRAQSTEPVEVVTKSGVEMVYLPAGEFQMGTSDGNPDEAPVHKVKISGLLMDKFEVTQEMFAKVQLPNPSHWQDHPRNPVERVRWRDAKQYCNERSRLEGLSLCYNEKTEGWDCNYDATGYRLPTEAEWEYACRAGTTGPFDFGSEDKLRQYAWFDRDAAARTHVVGTKRPNRWGLYDLHGNVSEWCEDVYSPGYYRESPGADPKGPPSPGKDVKRVLRGGSWKSSAAMCRASFRQGERTGNTDACFSTDFCGFRCVRRIAPDELSKLRSRPKS from the coding sequence ATGAAACGCCTCAGATTCGTGGCTGCGTTGATTGTCGTGCCGACGATTTCGCTGATTCCCGTTCGGGCGCAATCAACCGAGCCGGTGGAGGTGGTCACGAAATCCGGCGTGGAGATGGTTTACCTGCCGGCAGGCGAGTTTCAAATGGGCACCAGTGACGGCAATCCCGATGAAGCACCGGTTCATAAGGTAAAAATCTCCGGACTGCTCATGGACAAGTTCGAGGTCACTCAGGAGATGTTTGCCAAAGTGCAGTTACCGAATCCTTCTCATTGGCAGGATCATCCCAGAAACCCGGTCGAACGAGTGCGCTGGCGCGACGCGAAACAGTATTGCAATGAACGGTCGCGGCTCGAAGGGTTGAGCCTTTGTTACAATGAGAAAACCGAAGGCTGGGACTGCAATTATGACGCTACTGGGTACCGGCTTCCGACAGAGGCGGAGTGGGAATATGCCTGTCGTGCCGGCACGACCGGTCCATTTGATTTCGGTTCGGAAGACAAGCTGCGCCAATACGCCTGGTTTGATCGAGACGCCGCTGCGCGCACGCACGTGGTCGGCACGAAACGGCCGAATCGCTGGGGATTGTATGATCTTCACGGCAACGTCTCCGAATGGTGTGAAGATGTTTATAGCCCGGGCTATTACCGCGAAAGTCCGGGCGCGGATCCAAAAGGTCCACCAAGTCCCGGCAAGGACGTGAAACGCGTTCTGCGCGGTGGTTCCTGGAAGTCCTCCGCGGCAATGTGCCGCGCCTCATTCCGCCAGGGTGAGCGGACCGGGAACACAGACGCTTGCTTCTCCACGGATTTTTGCGGGTTTCGTTGTGTTCGGCGAATTGCGCCAGACGAGTTGTCGAAATTGCGCAGCAGGCCCAAGTCGTAA
- a CDS encoding MoxR family ATPase — MSTLTEAKPEEAVSPTIQTQRETVERLTTGRAQIEAELGKVIVGQKDVIEQLLIALFAGGHCLITGAPGLAKTLLVKSIAQIFHLKFQRIQFTPDLMPADITGTEILQDTGDGRRMVFVRGPVFANIILADEINRTPPKTQAALLEAMQEHQVTAAGVRHALEEPFFVLATQNPIEMEGTYPLPEAQLDRFMFNVVMDYLPENDEVTVVTRTTSELPALIEPLFTGGDVLRFHDIVRKVPIAEEIVRYAVQLAAASRPHQDGTPPFINEWASWGAGTRAGQFLVLGAKTRALLKGRAHVTVEDIQTLAYPVLRHRILLNYRAEAEGVSVENVTKRLLETIKPPIQ, encoded by the coding sequence ATGAGCACTCTCACAGAAGCCAAACCCGAAGAAGCTGTATCGCCAACGATCCAGACCCAGCGCGAAACCGTCGAGCGCCTCACCACCGGCCGCGCCCAGATCGAAGCGGAGCTCGGCAAGGTCATCGTCGGACAGAAGGACGTGATCGAGCAGCTATTGATCGCTCTTTTCGCGGGCGGACATTGTTTGATCACGGGCGCGCCGGGGCTGGCCAAGACGCTTCTGGTTAAATCCATCGCGCAGATTTTCCATCTCAAGTTCCAGCGCATCCAGTTCACGCCCGACCTCATGCCGGCGGACATTACCGGCACAGAGATTTTGCAGGACACGGGCGATGGACGGCGAATGGTTTTTGTGCGCGGTCCGGTGTTTGCCAACATCATCCTCGCCGACGAAATCAATCGCACGCCGCCGAAGACCCAGGCCGCGTTGCTCGAAGCGATGCAGGAACACCAGGTCACCGCCGCCGGTGTTCGCCACGCACTGGAAGAACCCTTCTTCGTGCTCGCCACGCAGAATCCCATCGAGATGGAAGGCACGTATCCGTTGCCCGAGGCGCAACTCGATCGCTTCATGTTCAATGTCGTCATGGACTATCTGCCGGAGAACGACGAGGTCACTGTCGTTACCCGCACCACATCGGAACTGCCTGCCCTTATCGAACCACTGTTCACCGGCGGGGATGTGCTGCGTTTCCACGACATCGTCCGCAAAGTGCCCATCGCCGAGGAAATCGTCCGCTACGCCGTGCAGCTTGCCGCGGCTTCGCGCCCGCATCAAGACGGCACGCCGCCGTTCATCAACGAATGGGCCAGTTGGGGTGCCGGCACGCGCGCCGGACAATTCCTTGTGCTTGGCGCCAAGACCCGTGCGCTCCTGAAAGGCCGTGCTCACGTGACGGTGGAGGACATTCAAACTCTCGCTTACCCTGTCCTTCGCCATCGCATTCTGCTCAATTACCGCGCCGAAGCGGAAGGCGTCAGCGTGGAGAATGTCACCAAGCGGCTCTTGGAGACGATCAAACCTCCGATTCAATGA
- a CDS encoding tetratricopeptide repeat protein, with protein MIRSVATLMCLAVVGTLLIQAATAAAAADVEEARQQFLSGNYDKCIALAGKAIKNGEDDEDWHILLSQALLTTGQYPRALAAITNALAQQRQSIRLRWQARDVFLHNGQPDAAAQLLEEIVQRFSSYQGSYRDAASLVVLGKAALLGGADPKRVLDKILETARKADPKLRDVYLASGELALEKHDFALAAKKFQEGLKQLPEDPDLYFGLAQAFAPSDQSRMIDALEAALERNSNHIGSLLLLADHNIDAEDYGEAGKLLDRIKTINPWQPEAWAYRAVIAHLQNQPDTEKNARATALKFWPTDPRVDHLIGKKLSEKYRFAEGSAHQRQALEFDTNYLPAKAQLAQDLLRLGEEADGWKLAEEVQKRDAYDVAAFNLTTLHDTMGKFATLTNQNFIVRMGSHEAAVYGQRVLALLEQARSNLSAKYGFEPKRPTTVEVFPEQKDFAVRTFGMPGNPGYLGVCFGTVVTANSPAAHPGHPVNWQAVLWHEFCHVVTLQMTRNKMPRWLSEGISVYEERQANPSWGEHLTPRYREMILGEDLTPVSKLSAAFLTAPSEHHLQFAYYESSLVVEFLVQQFGLDKLKSILHDLGDGAEINQTLEKNTVAMAEIEKEFAAFARERADKLAPGLDWAKPDLKDAPVEIGAVVPVPPLHDGQKTNASVDSKDQFKIDPRFRSPSRHGEVELTKWIASHPTTFYALSEQARRLIEEKKFQQAKAPLEKLIQLYPAQIGADSAYRMLAIVHRELGETNAERLVLARLAEQDNEAIDAYLRLMELGTAVQDWPAVTENAERFLAVDPLVSPPYRFLAKASEQTDAPQSTISAYRALLQLDPPDPAELHFHLAQALHRVHDPEARRHVLQALEESPRYRDALKLLLRINGASLQSEASVPLSESKVQLKP; from the coding sequence ATGATTCGCTCTGTTGCCACCCTGATGTGCCTGGCGGTTGTCGGCACGCTGCTGATCCAGGCTGCGACAGCCGCGGCGGCAGCGGACGTGGAGGAGGCACGACAACAGTTTCTATCAGGGAATTACGACAAGTGCATCGCGCTTGCGGGGAAAGCAATTAAGAATGGCGAGGACGATGAAGACTGGCACATTTTGTTGAGCCAAGCGCTTTTGACAACCGGCCAGTATCCCCGGGCTCTGGCAGCGATCACCAACGCGCTGGCTCAACAGCGACAGAGCATTCGATTGCGGTGGCAGGCACGCGACGTATTCCTCCACAACGGCCAGCCCGACGCAGCCGCACAATTGCTGGAGGAAATTGTGCAACGGTTTTCGTCCTACCAAGGCAGCTACCGGGACGCAGCGAGTCTCGTGGTGTTGGGCAAGGCGGCCCTCCTCGGTGGCGCTGATCCGAAACGCGTGTTGGACAAAATCCTCGAAACCGCGCGCAAAGCCGACCCGAAATTGCGAGACGTCTATCTCGCGAGCGGCGAACTGGCGCTGGAAAAACATGACTTCGCGCTCGCCGCGAAAAAATTTCAGGAGGGTCTCAAGCAACTGCCGGAGGATCCCGACCTTTATTTCGGTCTCGCACAGGCTTTCGCGCCCAGTGACCAGTCGCGCATGATTGATGCATTGGAAGCCGCGTTGGAACGCAACAGCAATCATATCGGCAGCCTGCTCTTGCTGGCCGATCACAACATCGACGCCGAAGATTACGGCGAGGCTGGAAAACTCCTGGATCGAATCAAGACCATCAACCCGTGGCAGCCGGAGGCTTGGGCCTACCGCGCCGTGATCGCGCATCTCCAGAACCAGCCCGACACCGAAAAGAATGCGAGAGCGACCGCGCTGAAATTCTGGCCCACGGATCCACGCGTGGACCATTTGATCGGGAAAAAGCTCTCCGAGAAATATCGCTTTGCCGAAGGCTCGGCGCATCAGCGACAAGCCTTGGAGTTCGACACCAACTATCTTCCCGCCAAGGCCCAACTCGCTCAGGACTTGTTGCGACTTGGCGAGGAAGCGGACGGCTGGAAGCTCGCCGAAGAAGTGCAAAAGCGCGACGCCTATGACGTGGCAGCCTTCAATCTGACGACATTGCACGACACGATGGGAAAGTTTGCGACGCTCACCAACCAGAACTTCATCGTCCGCATGGGCAGTCACGAAGCCGCAGTGTACGGCCAGCGCGTGCTGGCATTGCTGGAACAAGCTCGCAGCAACCTCAGCGCGAAATACGGTTTCGAACCGAAGCGGCCCACGACGGTTGAGGTGTTCCCCGAGCAAAAGGATTTTGCAGTGCGCACCTTCGGCATGCCGGGCAACCCCGGCTACCTCGGCGTTTGCTTCGGCACGGTGGTGACTGCTAATAGTCCGGCGGCGCATCCCGGACATCCGGTCAACTGGCAGGCTGTTCTCTGGCACGAGTTTTGTCACGTCGTCACGCTCCAGATGACGCGCAACAAGATGCCGCGCTGGCTGAGCGAGGGCATTTCCGTTTACGAGGAGCGGCAGGCCAATCCGAGTTGGGGAGAACACCTGACGCCGCGTTACCGTGAAATGATCCTGGGCGAGGACTTGACACCGGTGTCGAAGCTGAGCGCCGCATTCTTGACGGCACCATCCGAGCACCATCTTCAATTCGCCTATTACGAATCTTCGCTCGTCGTGGAATTTCTTGTTCAACAGTTTGGGTTGGACAAGTTAAAGTCGATTCTCCACGACTTGGGCGACGGCGCAGAGATCAATCAGACCCTCGAGAAAAACACCGTGGCGATGGCAGAAATTGAAAAAGAATTCGCCGCTTTCGCCCGTGAACGGGCCGACAAACTCGCGCCCGGTCTCGACTGGGCAAAGCCGGACTTAAAGGATGCGCCAGTTGAAATTGGGGCTGTCGTGCCAGTTCCTCCCCTGCACGATGGTCAGAAAACAAACGCATCGGTTGATTCCAAGGACCAATTTAAGATTGATCCTCGCTTTCGCTCTCCGTCTCGACACGGCGAAGTCGAACTTACGAAATGGATTGCCAGCCATCCCACGACTTTTTACGCGTTAAGCGAGCAAGCCAGACGACTCATCGAGGAGAAGAAATTTCAACAAGCCAAGGCGCCGTTGGAAAAACTGATTCAGCTTTATCCAGCGCAAATCGGTGCCGACAGCGCCTATCGTATGCTGGCGATCGTGCATCGCGAGTTGGGCGAGACCAATGCAGAGCGCCTAGTCCTCGCCCGGCTTGCGGAACAAGACAATGAGGCCATTGATGCCTATCTTCGCCTGATGGAATTGGGAACCGCCGTGCAAGACTGGCCGGCGGTCACTGAAAATGCCGAACGCTTTCTGGCGGTGGACCCGCTGGTGTCGCCGCCCTATCGTTTCCTGGCAAAAGCCAGCGAGCAGACCGATGCGCCACAGTCAACCATCTCGGCTTACCGCGCCTTGCTGCAACTCGATCCACCCGATCCGGCAGAATTGCATTTCCATCTGGCCCAGGCTCTCCATCGCGTCCATGACCCGGAGGCGCGCCGTCACGTCTTACAGGCTTTGGAAGAGTCGCCGCGCTATCGTGATGCCCTTAAGCTACTGCTGCGAATCAATGGCGCGTCGCTACAATCAGAAGCCAGTGTCCCGCTGTCTGAATCCAAAGTTCAATTGAAGCCATGA
- a CDS encoding PD40 domain-containing protein has protein sequence MLAISCLTSAVASDFPTLQARLQQTPFKIAYETYVDNNWEIFVMNADGSNPVNLTHTPDLNEHYPQISPDGTKIAFAVDEGEGRDAVRTIYYMDSDGKNRKKVADHAREQFWSPDGKTIGFLKQEYPKFNVMDYYTTGIEYFDLAKGTITAHPNSEQIHHLYNPSFSQDGKWIVATVHAGMGFGHAILAIEAYGDKIFNLGISGCRPCLSPDGKQIAWGPGDHELAAAPIDLDSNPPKVGPKRVRIFDSKNKIYHVDWSPDSRFLSFSRGPDGEGDLTKPGTFQAACEIVGVYAKGWDLCAVSAEHDHVFSFATATNGEIAVLTTNGLSNKESAWFRPNPATKAAR, from the coding sequence TTGCTCGCAATTTCCTGTCTGACCTCCGCCGTTGCGTCCGACTTCCCGACGCTGCAAGCGCGGCTGCAACAGACGCCGTTCAAGATCGCGTATGAAACCTACGTGGACAACAACTGGGAGATTTTCGTCATGAACGCCGACGGGTCCAATCCGGTGAACCTGACGCACACGCCTGACTTGAACGAGCATTATCCGCAAATTTCCCCAGACGGCACCAAGATCGCGTTTGCGGTGGACGAAGGGGAGGGCCGCGACGCCGTCCGCACCATTTACTACATGGATAGCGACGGGAAGAACCGGAAGAAAGTCGCCGACCACGCGCGGGAACAGTTCTGGAGCCCGGACGGAAAGACGATTGGGTTTCTGAAGCAGGAATACCCGAAATTCAACGTGATGGATTACTACACCACCGGGATTGAATACTTTGATCTGGCCAAGGGCACTATCACGGCGCATCCCAACAGTGAGCAAATCCACCATCTCTATAACCCATCTTTTTCGCAGGACGGTAAGTGGATTGTAGCTACCGTCCACGCCGGCATGGGGTTTGGCCATGCCATTCTGGCCATCGAAGCTTACGGCGATAAAATCTTTAATCTCGGGATTTCCGGCTGTCGGCCCTGTCTCAGTCCGGACGGCAAACAGATTGCGTGGGGGCCGGGCGATCACGAACTGGCGGCGGCGCCCATCGATCTGGACTCCAATCCGCCGAAGGTCGGTCCCAAGCGCGTGCGGATTTTCGATTCCAAGAACAAGATTTACCATGTGGACTGGTCGCCGGACAGCCGCTTTTTGAGTTTTAGCCGCGGGCCAGACGGGGAGGGTGACCTCACCAAACCGGGAACGTTCCAGGCCGCTTGCGAGATCGTCGGCGTTTATGCGAAAGGTTGGGACCTCTGCGCCGTCTCGGCGGAACACGATCACGTTTTCAGTTTCGCGACGGCGACCAACGGTGAGATTGCCGTGCTTACCACGAATGGCTTGAGCAACAAAGAATCCGCCTGGTTCCGCCCCAACCCAGCGACAAAGGCCGCACGATGA